The following are encoded in a window of Rubellicoccus peritrichatus genomic DNA:
- a CDS encoding PEP-CTERM sorting domain-containing protein gives MSSAVLGLATLAGAQVLMLNFRNTGGPSSGNLTNSPYNTENPGFADTTWNNVSNSDVGSGLFWADGTAATGIGFDLGVANLDVSTVVDLSTAVGSANNLGTIVNTGIYAGDSIATGGIFNGSTTDRFELGLQVTGLTAGTYEVYVTGRNTNANNSATLPYTYYASGGVSGANFDFADYDSASVSFSGSTDATAAWVEAGNADANYGKFIVSISAGEALNIVSNGDGGQGTGGSPVGTANRGFLNSVQIVAVPEPGTWALMFGIAVFVCVVIRRKLA, from the coding sequence ATGTCTTCTGCAGTGCTTGGACTTGCCACCTTGGCGGGTGCCCAGGTTCTGATGCTGAACTTTCGTAATACCGGTGGCCCTTCGAGTGGCAATTTGACTAACAGTCCATACAATACTGAGAATCCAGGCTTCGCGGATACAACATGGAACAATGTGTCCAACTCAGATGTAGGCTCGGGCCTCTTTTGGGCAGATGGTACTGCTGCGACAGGGATTGGATTTGATCTTGGTGTCGCTAATCTTGATGTGAGTACCGTGGTCGATCTTTCTACTGCTGTCGGTAGTGCGAACAATCTCGGGACGATCGTCAATACGGGTATTTATGCGGGGGACTCAATTGCTACTGGCGGAATATTCAATGGTAGTACTACGGATCGTTTTGAGTTAGGGCTGCAGGTCACTGGTTTGACCGCGGGAACCTACGAAGTCTATGTGACTGGTCGTAATACTAACGCGAATAATTCAGCGACGCTGCCTTACACCTACTATGCATCTGGTGGTGTCTCTGGTGCCAACTTTGACTTTGCCGATTATGATAGCGCGAGTGTTAGTTTTAGTGGGAGCACTGATGCCACGGCAGCATGGGTTGAAGCTGGGAATGCTGATGCGAACTATGGGAAATTTATTGTTTCAATCAGTGCCGGTGAAGCACTGAATATCGTTTCGAATGGAGATGGTGGTCAGGGCACTGGTGGCAGTCCGGTTGGTACGGCGAATCGTGGTTTTTTAAATTCTGTGCAAATCGTTGCTGTTCCTGAGCCAGGAACCTGGGCACTTATGTTTGGTATAGCAGTCTTTGTTTGTGTTGTTATTCGACGAAAACTTGCCTGA
- a CDS encoding helix-turn-helix transcriptional regulator, whose translation MSDWAHLKTELYWVYEGKVRPQYLTLTPKEYPDNHPAYLIRKGSVLVETDFGTITADEGHWVLPGDAIKRRDFSEDAEILSIRFAIEWPDGKPCLDWDVALSFPSADFPKLEEKAIHMLDAIEEIMPEANTRFRFSRGNLGDHLRIRERFIAWLGCLVEISETLNASSPRLEHMDERVFEAARLIDRHPLDLEFVEKELADAVHLSISQLDRLFTKEFGQTPKQYLDQRRMQTATAQLQTSSIPVKQLSYNLGFNSLSYFSRWFRSKTGLSPREYREANKLKPDSE comes from the coding sequence ATGAGTGACTGGGCTCATCTGAAAACCGAGCTTTATTGGGTCTATGAGGGAAAGGTCAGGCCTCAGTACCTGACACTGACCCCCAAAGAATATCCCGATAATCATCCTGCTTATCTAATCCGCAAAGGCTCTGTTTTGGTTGAAACAGATTTTGGAACGATCACTGCTGATGAAGGACATTGGGTGTTGCCCGGAGATGCAATCAAGCGGCGAGACTTTTCAGAAGATGCAGAAATCCTATCCATTCGTTTTGCAATTGAATGGCCAGATGGAAAACCATGCCTTGACTGGGATGTCGCCTTATCGTTCCCCAGCGCTGATTTCCCTAAGCTCGAGGAAAAGGCGATTCATATGCTCGACGCCATTGAAGAAATAATGCCCGAAGCCAACACACGCTTTCGTTTTTCCCGGGGTAACCTTGGTGATCATCTGCGAATTCGCGAACGCTTCATTGCCTGGCTAGGATGCCTGGTGGAAATCAGTGAAACGCTTAATGCCTCATCACCGCGCCTTGAGCACATGGATGAACGCGTTTTTGAAGCAGCCCGCCTCATAGACAGGCATCCACTCGATCTTGAATTCGTTGAGAAAGAACTGGCTGATGCAGTTCATTTAAGCATCAGTCAACTGGATCGACTATTCACCAAAGAATTTGGCCAAACCCCTAAGCAATACCTCGATCAAAGGCGCATGCAGACAGCAACGGCCCAGCTTCAAACTTCGTCAATTCCGGTTAAGCAGCTTTCTTATAATTTGGGATTCAACTCTCTGAGCTACTTCTCCCGCTGGTTTCGCAGTAAGACCGGACTGTCCCCGAGAGAGTACCGGGAAGCGAACAAACTGAAACCGGACTCCGAATAG
- a CDS encoding sulfatase-like hydrolase/transferase has protein sequence MLKPKSGRPHIILITTDQQRGDCLGINGNNDLETPNLDHLASRGVNFNKAYITCPVCIPARRTLLSGLSPDTHGLRHYQDGVDFDPPATLPGCLRDAGYQTELIGKFHMHPQGKRFGFDNITLSETSNWRPKSPYQKRNDYVRWLQHKGVTQHPHYQGINGNGRLVAPWGMEDSLNWNNWVIEETTELLTQRRDPTCPLFLHLSFFHPHPPFIPLQHYFDRYLRKDLPDATIGEWAPLAPAQGLSADAVAGPFDVEVMRRAKAAYYALINHIDDCIAHILEQWMGIPELAQDPAYILFSSDHGEMLGDHHLFRKSLGYEASARVPFFISGINTEINSGRTNELVCWEDVAPTLLDLAGLEIPECMDGKSLANHVRGETSIKTRDHIFGQCFSAHSNLWIVTDRWKYIWFPKTNEEQLFNLQIDPNETKDLSATAHEISEMRILMAENLSTREDVSYVVESLTPCGNKPPKVFWGDRK, from the coding sequence ATGCTCAAACCCAAGTCTGGCCGCCCTCATATTATTCTCATCACAACCGACCAACAACGCGGTGACTGTCTTGGAATCAATGGTAACAATGATTTGGAAACACCGAATCTGGATCATCTCGCAAGCCGCGGTGTCAACTTCAACAAGGCTTACATCACTTGCCCGGTTTGCATCCCGGCGCGGCGAACTTTGCTTTCCGGATTGAGTCCGGACACACATGGCCTACGTCACTATCAGGACGGAGTCGATTTTGATCCACCAGCAACTTTACCCGGTTGTTTGCGGGATGCAGGTTATCAAACTGAGCTGATCGGCAAGTTCCATATGCACCCACAAGGCAAACGTTTTGGCTTTGATAATATCACACTCTCAGAAACAAGCAACTGGCGCCCAAAGAGTCCGTATCAAAAGCGTAATGACTACGTCCGTTGGCTTCAACATAAGGGCGTCACACAACATCCTCATTACCAGGGCATCAATGGAAACGGACGCCTAGTCGCACCTTGGGGAATGGAAGATTCTCTCAACTGGAATAACTGGGTCATAGAAGAAACGACAGAGCTGCTAACCCAGAGGCGAGACCCGACCTGTCCATTATTTCTACATCTATCATTCTTTCACCCTCACCCTCCATTTATACCACTTCAACACTACTTTGACCGCTACCTAAGAAAAGACCTGCCTGATGCTACAATTGGGGAATGGGCTCCGTTAGCACCAGCCCAAGGGCTTTCTGCCGATGCAGTTGCCGGGCCATTTGACGTGGAAGTCATGCGTCGTGCCAAAGCAGCCTACTATGCCTTGATTAATCACATCGATGATTGCATCGCTCATATTCTTGAACAGTGGATGGGCATTCCCGAACTAGCACAAGATCCTGCCTATATACTGTTCAGTTCAGATCATGGAGAAATGCTGGGTGATCATCACCTCTTCCGCAAGTCACTCGGCTACGAAGCATCAGCCCGAGTACCATTCTTCATCAGCGGCATTAATACGGAGATCAACTCCGGCAGAACCAATGAACTTGTTTGCTGGGAAGATGTTGCACCAACATTACTTGATCTCGCGGGCCTGGAAATACCCGAGTGCATGGATGGCAAATCCCTGGCCAATCATGTCCGTGGTGAAACATCGATAAAAACACGTGACCACATTTTTGGCCAATGCTTCAGCGCACATTCAAATCTTTGGATTGTAACCGATCGATGGAAATATATTTGGTTCCCGAAAACAAACGAAGAGCAATTGTTTAATCTGCAAATAGACCCAAATGAAACGAAAGACCTTTCTGCTACGGCTCATGAAATTAGCGAAATGCGCATACTAATGGCTGAAAATCTTTCAACCCGTGAAGATGTCAGCTATGTGGTTGAATCACTGACACCATGCGGAAACAAGCCTCCTAAAGTTTTCTGGGGAGACAGGAAATAA